A stretch of Campylobacter sp. MG1 DNA encodes these proteins:
- the yedF gene encoding sulfurtransferase-like selenium metabolism protein YedF: MKIDYSISLLGEPCPYPAIVANEVIHKLKSGEVLEIISDCPQSINGIPPDMKALGHSCEVVQNGSVLGFYITKK, from the coding sequence ATGAAAATTGATTATTCTATTTCTTTATTAGGCGAACCTTGTCCTTATCCTGCAATTGTTGCTAATGAAGTAATTCACAAGCTAAAAAGTGGCGAAGTATTAGAAATAATTAGCGATTGTCCACAAAGTATTAATGGAATTCCACCTGATATGAAGGCTTTAGGACATAGTTGTGAAGTAGTGCAAAACGGCTCTGTTTTAGGCTTTTATATAACTAAAAAATAA